One window of the Fusobacterium animalis 7_1 genome contains the following:
- a CDS encoding glycerophosphodiester phosphodiesterase, protein MTKNFAHRGFSGKYPENTMLAFQKAIEVGADGIELDVQLTKDGEVVIIHDETIDRTTDGKGYVVDYTYEELSKFDASYIYRGKVGFNKIPTLKEYFELVKDLDFITNIELKTGINEYLGIEEKVYQLIKEYKLEKKVIISSFNHFSILRMKKIAPELKCGFLSEDWIIDAGAYTASHKIECFHPRFNNLIPEVVAELKKNNIEINTWTVNKEEDINDLIDKKVDILIGNYPDLVKKIINKKNRG, encoded by the coding sequence ATGACGAAGAATTTTGCTCATAGAGGATTTAGTGGAAAATATCCAGAAAATACAATGTTAGCTTTTCAAAAAGCAATAGAAGTTGGGGCAGATGGAATTGAATTAGATGTTCAACTTACAAAGGATGGAGAAGTTGTAATAATTCATGATGAAACAATAGACAGAACAACAGATGGAAAAGGTTATGTGGTAGATTATACATATGAAGAATTATCAAAGTTTGATGCTTCGTATATTTATAGAGGAAAAGTGGGATTTAATAAAATTCCTACATTGAAAGAATATTTTGAATTAGTAAAAGATTTAGATTTTATAACTAATATTGAGTTAAAAACTGGGATAAATGAATATTTAGGGATAGAAGAAAAAGTATATCAACTTATTAAAGAATATAAATTAGAGAAGAAAGTTATAATTTCAAGTTTTAATCATTTTTCAATTTTAAGAATGAAAAAAATTGCACCTGAATTAAAATGTGGATTTTTGTCAGAGGATTGGATAATAGATGCAGGAGCATACACAGCCTCTCACAAGATTGAATGTTTTCATCCAAGATTTAACAATTTGATACCAGAAGTTGTGGCAGAGTTAAAGAAAAATAATATAGAAATCAATACTTGGACAGTTAATAAAGAAGAAGATATTAATGATTTAATAGATAAAAAAGTGGATATTCTAATAGGAAATTATCCAGATTTAGTTAAAAAAATAATTAACAAAAAAAATAGGGGGTAG
- the cas2 gene encoding CRISPR-associated endonuclease Cas2, producing MKNINYNYAWVFYDVSEKRVNKVFKICKKYLSHFQKSVFRGDITPSKLISLRSELKSIIVGNEDFVCILKSISPDVFGEETLGNPTPNGENIFL from the coding sequence TTGAAAAATATAAACTATAATTATGCTTGGGTATTTTATGATGTTTCAGAAAAGAGAGTAAATAAAGTTTTTAAAATATGCAAAAAATATTTATCTCATTTTCAAAAATCTGTTTTTCGTGGAGATATAACTCCCTCTAAATTAATTAGTTTAAGAAGTGAATTGAAAAGCATAATAGTTGGAAATGAAGATTTTGTCTGTATTTTAAAATCAATAAGTCCTGACGTTTTTGGAGAAGAAACTTTGGGAAATCCAACTCCAAATGGAGAAAATATATTTCTATAA
- the cas1b gene encoding type I-B CRISPR-associated endonuclease Cas1b: MGSTKYITSMGELSRKDNSLCFRKNGKNIYIPIENTKEIYCLNEVSFNSKLLDFLGRNNIIVHFFNYYGGYSGSFYPRNQYNSGKLLVKQVEKYKNNRIDIAKAIVKGIGANIDEVLYHYYKHGKSEVKDCIDWIREDLYKLVDKTESVKELLAYEGEIWMKFYSMFQYFINEDFVLNKRVKRPPDNPINALISFGNTLLYTKTISAIYRTHLDQRISFLHEPSEGRFSLSLDISEVFKPIIVYKTIFDLVNNKRLQVAKHFEKSLNYCILNEEGRQIFIEAFENRIESTFLHTKLNRKISYRTAIKLDCYKLIKNILEDKEFISFSLKNSY; encoded by the coding sequence ATGGGAAGTACAAAGTATATTACTTCTATGGGAGAACTTTCAAGAAAAGACAATTCATTATGTTTTAGAAAAAATGGAAAAAATATCTATATTCCTATTGAAAATACAAAAGAAATATATTGCTTGAATGAAGTGAGTTTTAATTCAAAGTTACTAGATTTTCTTGGTAGAAATAATATTATAGTTCATTTTTTTAACTATTATGGAGGATATTCTGGAAGTTTTTATCCAAGAAATCAATATAACAGTGGAAAACTTTTAGTTAAACAAGTTGAAAAATATAAAAATAATAGAATAGACATAGCAAAAGCAATAGTAAAAGGCATAGGTGCTAATATTGATGAGGTACTATATCATTACTATAAACATGGGAAGTCAGAAGTTAAAGATTGTATAGATTGGATTAGAGAAGATTTGTATAAATTAGTTGATAAAACAGAGAGTGTAAAAGAATTACTTGCTTATGAGGGAGAAATATGGATGAAATTTTATTCAATGTTTCAATATTTTATCAATGAAGATTTTGTATTAAATAAAAGAGTAAAAAGACCACCTGATAATCCAATAAATGCTTTAATATCTTTTGGAAATACTTTACTTTATACCAAAACTATTTCTGCAATTTATAGAACTCACCTAGACCAAAGAATTAGCTTCTTACATGAGCCATCAGAGGGAAGATTTTCTTTGAGTTTAGATATTTCAGAAGTATTTAAACCTATAATTGTGTATAAAACAATATTTGATTTAGTAAATAATAAAAGATTACAAGTAGCTAAACATTTTGAAAAATCTTTAAACTACTGTATTTTAAATGAAGAAGGGAGACAAATTTTTATTGAAGCATTTGAAAATAGAATAGAGTCAACTTTTTTACATACAAAGTTAAATAGAAAGATAAGTTATAGAACAGCAATAAAATTAGATTGCTATAAACTTATTAAAAATATTTTAGAAGATAAAGAATTTATTTCATTTTCTTTAAAGAATTCATATTAG
- a CDS encoding CRISPR-associated helicase/endonuclease Cas3, whose translation MTKFEDIFSFQDKYKYLAHIKDNRKETLQEHTELANKYFEKIVEYKNLKPFFERIKNILNLKNQEEELYYKMIDDVVNFHDFGKVNSQFQIDKMLNEEILKMEDKYNISGVLGSDHSLLSASMFIAYYFGKITDLIEMVETKKIVILLEILFALSYTISKHHGNLDSFEEYIEKLSRNNDENILKELKNISVSNGGILLRAFLEKENITIFFNFIETYISERKKKENISSQEAMSIFVFTKMMFSLLVASDYYSTNEFMQEIKYEDFGNMGNIDTIKKEYENSEIIKSIRDKEKNGIANDEDINNFRTKIFLEAEKNLEKNKEDNIFFLEAPTGSGKSNTALNLSLKLLDKDRRKIFYVYPFNTLVEQNMNTLKNIFGNNKEVIKNIAVVNSVTALTNKDSRDIPIEEYSDILMDRQFLNYPFIVTTHVGIFNSLVGNTKEDCMPFYQLANSVIVFDEIQAYKNTIWTEIIKILNSYAKLLNIKIIIMSATLPNLSYLLDEEEKNNISKLIENRDEYFNNTIFKNRVEVNYDLLSEQKIEYEELLKHITENSLNSQKILIEFISKNDAKKFYELCENNEDLNVDHEILILTGEDNKARRNFIIKKINSKDKKIILISTQLIEAGVDIDVDVGYKNISGLDNEEQFLGRINRSCKKSGKAYFFYLTDAKKVYKNSVIIENKLNLFSDEMRDVLENKNFDVFYSKVLEILKRKAKEKNNNDNFETIIFNKKFRLLKERMKLIEEQEDKKTYFFNRTLTDEEIEEIGENIDGSEVWERYVNILKEENYAKKIVELSKIREKMMYFLYEVKKNTELNYSDIKGSIIYIDDGDKYFTDGIYTGGEGDMFI comes from the coding sequence ATGACAAAATTTGAAGATATATTTAGTTTTCAAGATAAATATAAATACTTGGCACATATAAAGGATAATAGAAAAGAAACATTACAGGAGCATACAGAATTAGCAAATAAATATTTTGAAAAAATTGTAGAATATAAAAATTTAAAACCATTTTTTGAAAGAATTAAAAATATTTTAAATTTGAAAAATCAAGAAGAAGAACTTTATTATAAAATGATAGATGATGTAGTAAATTTTCATGATTTTGGTAAAGTTAATAGTCAGTTTCAAATTGACAAAATGTTAAATGAAGAAATATTAAAAATGGAAGATAAATACAATATATCAGGAGTTCTAGGCTCAGATCATTCTCTTCTATCAGCAAGTATGTTTATAGCTTATTATTTTGGAAAAATTACTGATTTAATTGAAATGGTGGAAACAAAGAAAATAGTTATCTTGTTAGAAATATTATTTGCTTTATCTTATACTATCTCAAAGCATCATGGAAATTTAGATAGTTTTGAAGAATATATTGAAAAATTATCAAGAAATAATGATGAAAATATTTTAAAAGAACTAAAAAATATTTCTGTGTCTAATGGAGGAATATTATTACGAGCTTTCTTAGAAAAAGAAAATATAACCATTTTTTTTAATTTTATAGAAACATATATATCTGAAAGAAAGAAAAAAGAAAATATTTCTTCACAGGAAGCAATGTCTATTTTTGTTTTTACAAAGATGATGTTTTCTCTTCTTGTAGCAAGTGATTATTATTCTACCAATGAATTTATGCAAGAGATAAAATATGAAGATTTTGGGAATATGGGAAATATAGATACAATAAAAAAAGAATATGAAAATAGTGAGATAATTAAATCTATCCGAGATAAGGAAAAAAATGGGATAGCAAATGATGAAGATATAAATAATTTTAGAACTAAAATTTTTTTAGAAGCAGAAAAAAATTTAGAAAAGAATAAAGAGGATAATATATTTTTCTTAGAAGCACCAACAGGAAGTGGAAAAAGTAATACAGCTTTAAATTTAAGCTTAAAATTACTTGATAAAGATAGAAGAAAGATTTTTTATGTCTATCCATTTAATACTTTGGTTGAGCAAAATATGAATACTTTAAAAAATATTTTTGGAAATAATAAAGAAGTAATAAAAAATATAGCAGTGGTAAATTCTGTGACAGCTCTAACAAATAAGGATAGTAGAGATATACCAATAGAAGAATATAGTGATATTTTAATGGATAGGCAATTTTTAAATTATCCTTTTATTGTAACAACACATGTAGGAATATTCAATAGTCTAGTGGGAAATACAAAAGAAGATTGTATGCCATTTTATCAGTTAGCAAATTCTGTTATAGTCTTTGATGAAATCCAAGCATATAAAAATACAATTTGGACAGAAATTATAAAAATACTAAATTCTTATGCTAAATTATTGAATATTAAAATAATTATAATGTCCGCAACACTACCAAATCTTTCATACTTATTAGATGAAGAAGAAAAAAATAATATTTCAAAATTGATAGAGAATAGAGATGAATATTTTAATAATACTATTTTTAAAAATAGGGTTGAAGTAAATTATGATTTATTGAGTGAGCAAAAGATTGAGTATGAAGAATTACTAAAACATATAACTGAAAATTCTTTAAATAGTCAAAAGATATTGATTGAATTTATAAGTAAAAATGATGCTAAAAAGTTTTATGAACTTTGTGAAAATAATGAAGACTTAAATGTTGATCATGAAATACTTATTCTAACAGGAGAAGATAATAAGGCTAGAAGAAATTTTATAATAAAAAAAATTAATAGTAAAGATAAAAAAATTATACTGATATCAACTCAACTTATAGAAGCAGGAGTTGACATAGATGTTGATGTAGGTTATAAAAATATTTCTGGTTTAGATAACGAAGAACAATTTTTAGGAAGAATAAATCGTTCTTGTAAGAAAAGTGGTAAGGCATATTTCTTCTATTTAACAGATGCAAAAAAAGTATATAAAAATAGTGTTATTATTGAAAATAAGTTAAACCTATTTTCTGATGAAATGAGAGATGTTTTAGAAAATAAAAATTTTGATGTTTTTTATTCCAAAGTATTGGAAATTTTAAAAAGAAAAGCAAAAGAAAAAAATAATAATGACAATTTTGAAACTATTATTTTTAATAAAAAGTTCAGACTTTTAAAAGAAAGAATGAAGCTAATTGAAGAACAAGAGGATAAAAAAACATATTTTTTTAATAGAACATTGACTGATGAAGAAATAGAAGAGATTGGAGAAAATATAGATGGTAGTGAAGTATGGGAAAGATATGTGAATATTTTAAAGGAAGAAAACTATGCTAAGAAGATAGTTGAACTATCTAAAATTAGAGAAAAGATGATGTATTTTTTGTATGAAGTAAAGAAAAATACTGAATTAAATTATAGTGATATAAAAGGTTCTATCATCTATATTGATGATGGAGATAAGTATTTTACAGATGGCATTTATACTGGTGGAGAAGGAGATATGTTTATCTAG
- the cas4 gene encoding CRISPR-associated protein Cas4, whose protein sequence is MNGTMINYYFHCKRQCYMFAHRLNLEDNSEIVKIGKAIHEDRARNSENTEIKIENIALDKINSKYVIEVKKSDADVEASKWQLLYYLKILKDKGIERKGKLEFIEKNKTDKKIVFVELDEDTERELEKHILEIEKLLEADELPKVINKASCKKCAYYEYCYI, encoded by the coding sequence ATGAATGGGACAATGATAAATTACTATTTTCATTGTAAAAGGCAATGCTATATGTTTGCACATAGATTGAATTTAGAAGATAACAGTGAGATAGTAAAAATTGGAAAAGCCATACATGAAGATAGAGCTAGAAATTCCGAAAACACAGAGATTAAAATAGAAAATATTGCCCTGGATAAAATAAATAGCAAGTATGTAATAGAAGTTAAGAAATCTGATGCTGATGTTGAAGCTAGTAAATGGCAATTATTGTACTATTTAAAAATATTAAAAGATAAAGGAATTGAAAGAAAAGGAAAATTAGAGTTTATTGAAAAAAATAAAACAGATAAAAAAATAGTATTTGTAGAATTAGATGAAGATACTGAAAGAGAGTTAGAAAAACATATATTAGAGATTGAAAAGTTATTGGAAGCAGATGAATTACCTAAGGTAATAAATAAAGCAAGTTGTAAAAAGTGTGCATACTATGAGTATTGTTATATTTAG